The sequence CACCTGGGACCCTCCCTGAACACCTGAGacccacctggacacacctgggacccTCCCTGAACACCTGGGacccacctggacacacctgggacccTCCCCACACACCTGGGatccacctggacacacctgggaccaCCTGGGACCCTCCCTGAACACCTGAGacccacctggacacacctgggaccaCCTGGGACCCTCCCTGAACACCTGAGACCCACCTGAGACCCTCCCCACACACCTGGGACCCACCTGGATACCTGGGACccacctgagacacacctggaaCCCACCTGGAACCCACCTGAGACCCACCTGGGACCCATCTGGGACCCACCTGGGACCCTGCTAGGACACCTGGAACTCACCTGGGACCTCGCTGGGACACCTGGAACCCACCTGGATACCTGGAACCCACCTGAGACCCACCTGAGACCCACCTGGaacccacctgggacacctggaacCCACCTGGAACCCACCTGGGACCCACCTGGATACCTGGGACCCACCTGGAACCCACCTGGGACCCACCTGGGACCCACCTAGAACCCACCTGGAACCCACCTGGACCCACCTGGGACCCACCTGGATACCTGAGACCCACCTGAGACCCACCTGAGACCCACCTAGAACCCACCTGGGACCCACCTGAGACCCACCTGGATACCTGagacccacctgggaccccccccatgGACACCTGGGGCCCACCTGGGCCCCTCCCCGCTCACCTGGACCCgattcccctccccccccatcccctccccccaAATAAAGGCACAGGTGACTCCggcaggtgtgtccaggtgcgTTTATTGCtcggggggggggagggggggagtgGGAGGGGCTACAGGCACACCTGGGCCACGCCCGCTGCACACCTGGGCCACGCCCGCTTCACACCTGGGAATAATCCACACACCTGGGCCACGCCCATTGCACACCTGGGCCACGCCCGCTTCACACCTGGGAATAATCCACACACCAGGGCCACGCCCACTGTACACCTGGGCCACGCCCGCTGCACACCTGGGAGCAATTTGTATACCTGGGCCACGCCCATTGCACACCTGGGAATAATCCACAGACGGGCCACACCCACAGCACACCTGGGAGCAATTTGCATACCTGGGCCAGGCCCATTGCACACATGGGAATAATCCACACACCTGGGCCACGCCCATTGCACACCTGGGAGCAATTTGCATACCTGGGCCACGCCCACTGCACACCTGGGAGTTATTTGCATACCTGGGCCACGCCCGCTGCACACCTGGGAGCCATTTGCATACCTGGGCCACACCCACAGCACACCTGGGAGCAATTTGCATACCTGGGCCACGCCCATTGCACACATGGGAATAATCCACACACCTGGGCCACGCCCATTGCACACCTGGGAGCAATTTGCATACCTGGGCCACGCCCACTGCACACCTGGGAGTTATTTGCATACCTGGGCCACGCCCGCTGCACACCTGGGAGCCATTTGCATACCTGGGCCACGCCCACTGCACACCTGGGAGTTATTTGCATACCTGGGCCACGCCCGCTGCACACCTGGGAGCCATTTGCATACCTGGGCCACGCCCACTGCACACCTGGGAGTTATTTGCATACCTCGGCCACACCCATTGCACACCTGGGAGTTATTTGCATACCTGGGCCACACCCACTGCATACCTGGGAGCCATTTGCATACCTGGGCCACGCCCATTACACACCCGGGAGTTATTTGCATACCTGGGCCACACCCACTGCACACCTGGGAGTTATTTGCATACCTGGGCCACGCCCACTGCACACCTGGGACTTCCGGTAACTGCACAGGTGActcagccaggtgtgcccaggtgaggtcACGAGGGGCacgggcacacctgggcacacctgggcgcCCCAAGAGCTGCACAGGTGACCCCTCCAGGGGTGCCCATGCtcctccaggtgtgcccaggtgagatCAGGAGGGGCacgggcacacctgggcacacctgggacccccGGTAACCACACAGGTGActcagccaggtgtgcccaggtgtatcccaggtgtatctcaggtgtgcccaggtgcccccaggtgtatccaggtgtgcccaggtgtatcccaggtgtgcccaggtgtatcccaggtgtatcccaggtgtgcccaggtgtgcccaggtgtatctcaggtgtgcccaggtgtatcccaggtgtatcccaggtgtccccaggtgtgcccaggtgtgcccaggtgtatcccaggtgtatctcagctgtatcccaggtgtgcccaggtgtgcccaggtgtgctcaggggGGCGGCAGGAGGGGCATCAGCAGCCGCagcgcccccagccccagcgcggccgcccccaggtgtgcccaggtgtgcccaggtgtgcccaggtgtacccaggtgtacccaggtgtatctcaggtgtgcccaggtgtgcccaggtgtgcccagctgtatcccaggtgtgcccaggtgcccccaggtgtgcccaggtgtgcccaggtgcctcAGGGGGGCGGCAGGAGGGGCACCAGCAGCCGCagcgcccccagccccagcgcggccgcccccaggtgtgcccaggtgtatcccaggtgtccccaggtgtatcccaggagtgcccaggtgtgcccaggtgcccccaggtgtatctcagctgtatcccaggtgtgcccaggtgtatcccaggtgtatcccaggtgtgcccaggtgtatcccaggtgtccccaggtgtgcccaggtgtatctcagctGTATCCCAGgcgtgcccaggtgtatcccaggtgtgcccaggtgtgcccaggtgtatcccaggtgtgcccaggtgtatcccaggtgtgcccaggtgtatctcaggtatgcccaggtgtgcccaggtgtgcccaggtgtgcccaggtgtatcccaggtgtgcccaggtgtatctcaggtatgcccaggtgtgcccaggtgtgcccaggtgtgcccaggtgtgcccaggtgtatcccaggtgtgcccaggtgtatctcaggtgtatctcaggtgtgcccaggtgcccccaggtgtgcccaggagtgcccaggtgtgcccaggtgcgctcAGGGGGGCGGCAGGAGGGGCACCAGCAGCCGCagcgcccccagccccagcgcgGCCGCCCCCAGCGCCCGCAGCCCCAGCGCCCCCCAGGGGCCCAGGCCCAGCACCTGCCCCGCCCACCTGTGGGGgaggagacaaagaaaaaaggggCGGGGCTTCAGTGAGGAGCTCACCTAGgccacacccacacccacacccatTTCCAAACCACGCCCATGACCCAAAGCCACACCCATTCCCAAGCCACGCCCATTTCCCAGGCCACACCCACACCCATTTCCAAGCCACGCCCATTTCCCAGGCCACACCCAATTAATTACCCAATTAAGAAGCCCTGGCTGGCCCCTCCCCGCCGTTATTAGGTTAATTAATgactaattaattaataattaccCAATTAAGAAGCCCTGGCAGGCCCCTCCCCGCCGTTATTAGGCTAATTAATGcctaattaattaataattaccCAATTAAGAAGCCCTGGCAGGCCCCTCCCCGCCGTTATTAGGTTAATCAATGtctaattaattaataattaccCAATTAAGAAGCCCTGGCAGGCCCCTCCCCGCCGTTATTAGGTTAATCAATGtctaattaattaataattaccCAATTAAGAAACCCTGGCAGGCCCCTCCTCTCCGTTATTAGGTTAATTAATgactaattaattaataattaccCAATTAAGAAGCCCTGGCAGGCCCCTCCCCACCGTTATTAGGTTAATTAATgactaattaattaataattaccCAATTAAGAAGCCCTGGTAGGCCCCTCCCCGCCGTTATTAGGTTAATTAATGcctaattaattaataattaccCAATGAAGAAGCCCTGGCAGGCCCCTCCCCGCCGTTATTAGGTTAATCAATGtctaattaattaataattaccCAATTAAGAAGCCCTGGCAGGCCCCTCCCCGCCGTTATTAGGCTAATTAATgactaattaattaataattaccCGATTAAGAAGCCCTCGTAGGCGGCGGCCGCCAGGAGCCCCCCCAGGGGCAGCcgcaggggggaggggaggtcGTGGCGCCCCGAGGCCCAGAGGAGAGCGGCCGCGGCCACGTGACGCACCTGgaaaccagtacggaccagtataaaccagtacggaccagtacggaccagtacagaccagtatggaccagtatggaccagtatggaccagttaAAACCAGTAAAACCCATAgaaaccagtataaaccagtataaaccagtatggaccagtacggaccagtataaaccagtacagaccagtataaaccagtacggaccagtataaaccagtatggaccagtataaaccagtaaaaCCCATAgaaaccagtataaaccagtataaaccagtataaaccagtgcCCAGAGGAGAGCGGCCGCGGCCACGTGATGCACCTggaaccagtatggaccagtttggaccagtataaaccagtatggaccagtatggaccagtatggaccagtatggaccagtatggaccagtataaaccagtatggaccagtataaaccagtaaaaCCCATAgaaaccagtatggaccagtataaaccagtccaaaccagtaacTCCAAAcacctcccagtccctcccagtccaaaccagtaacccccagtcccctcccagtcccctcccagtataaaccagtaaccccaaatcccctcccagtcccctcccagtcccctccagtcccctcccagtccctcccagtataaaccagtagcTCCCAGTCTGGCTCACCAGGCTGATGTTGGAGTCCAGCCCCATCTGCAGGTGCCTCCAGTCGAACTCCACCCCCCGCGCGCCCACCCAGAgcgggacacacctgggggggggggaggggtcaggataccccaaaatccccaaaattcaccccaaaaattcacctcaaaaattcaccccaaaaattcaacacaaaatcccaaaaaattcatcccaaaaattcaccccaaaattcacaaaattcaccccaaaaactgatccccaaaatcccaaaaattcaccccaaaaattcaccccaaaattcacacaattcaccccaaaaattcaccccaaaatccccaaaattcactccaaaattcaccccaaaatccacaaaattcaccccaaaatccacaaaattcaACAGAAAAATTGATCCCataaattcaccccaaaattcacaaaattcaccccaaaaatccaccccaaaatccccaaaattcaccccaaaaattgatcccaaaatcccaaaaattcaccccaaaatccccaaaaatgcaccccaaaaaattcactccaaaatccccaaaattcaccccaaaaattcaccccaaaatcccaaaaattcaccccaaaattcaccccaaaaattgatcccaaaatcccaaaaattcaccccaaaattcacaaaattcaccccaaaatcccaaaaattcaccccaaaattcaccccaaaatcctcaaaattgATCCCAAAATTCAacacaaaattcacaaaattcaacccaaaaattcaccccaaaatccccaaaattcaccccaaaattcaccccaaaattcacaaaattcaccccaaaattcaccccaaaattcaccccaaaaattcaccccaaaatccccaaaattcaccccaaaatccccaaaatccaccccaaaattcacaaaattcaccccaaaaattgatcccaaaatcccaaaaattcaccccaaaattcaccccaaaaattgatccccaaattcccaaaaattcaccccaaaattcaccccaaaatccccaaaatccaccccaaaaattcaccccaaaatcccaaaaattcaccccaaaatccaccccaaaaattgatcccaaaatcccaaaaattcaccccaaaatccaaaaaattcaccccaaaatcccagaaatccaccccaaaaattcaccccaaaatcccccaaatttatcccaaaatcccaaaaaattcaccccaaaaatccaccccaaaatccccaaaattcaccccaaaattcacaaaattcaccccaaaattcaccccaaaaattgatcccaaaatccccaaaattcaccccaaaaattgatgcccaaattccaaaaattcaccccaaaattcaccccaaaatcccaaaaatttaccccaaaaatccaccccaaaatcccaaaaattcaccccaaaaattcaacacaaaatccccaaaattcaccccaaaattcaccccaaaatccccaaaattcaccccaaaaattcaacacaaaatccccaaaattcaccccaaaattcaccccaaaattcacaaaattcaccccaaaatccccaaaaattcaccccaaaaatcccccaaaaaatcccccaaaaaatcccaaaaaatcagaaaaaaatctcaaaaaataaaaaaaaaatccccaaaaatcagaaaaaaatacccaaaaatcccaaaaaatccccaaagttcCCAATTTGCCAGTTTTGCCCAAAATCGCCGTTTttagccccaaaaatcccccaaaaatcccaaaaaaatcccaaaatatcccaaaaaagtcagaaaaaaatccaaaaaaatccaaaaaaatccccaaaaaatccccaaaaaatcccaaaaaaatcagaaaaaaatcccaaaaaatcccaaaaaatcccaaaaaaatcccaaaaaatcccccaaatcccaattttgCCCAAAAAGGCCGTTTTTGGCCCCAATTCTCACCTGGCCGTGAGCAGCTCGGCGCTGGCCCAGCCcagatccccccaaaaccccccaaaattttcctccattttttgtTCTCAAATCCTCCCAgaacacccaaaaaaaaccccaaaaaatccccaaaaaatcccaaaaaatcccaatttgcAGATTTGCCCAAAATCGCCGGTTTTCAcgccaaaattccccccaaaaaatccacaataaaataccaaaaaatcagaaaaaaaaatcgcaaaaaatcccaaaaaaatccccaaaaaatcagaaaaaaatcccccaaaaatcccaaaaaatccccaaaaatcccaatttgcCAGATTTGCCCAAAATCGCCGtttttcacccaaaaatccccaaaaaatccacaaaaaaatcccaaaatatcccaaaaattcagaaaaaaatcaaaaaaaatccccaaaaaatccccaaaaaatccgaaaaaaatcagaaaaaaatcccaaaaaaatccccaaaaatcccccaaatcccaattttgCCCAAAAAGGCCGTTTTTGGCCCCAATTCTCACCTGGCCGTGAGCAGCTCGGCgctggcccagcccagggcgGCCACCAGGATCCGCAGCtcgcccctccccccaccccggcCCAGcgccagctgcagcccccccaggtCAGCGACGTCCACGGTGGCACGGAGGAACTCCTGGAAAAAcgggaaatttggggagaaaaacggggattttgggcaaaattGGGGAATGGGGGTGAAgttgggggggaaaaggaaaaaaaaatggggaaaatcggtgaaaaaatggggaaaaacggggggaaaatggggaaaaattgggatttttgggggattttttggggaattttggggggattttttggggatttttggggattttttggggatttttttggggaatttttgggattttttttgggaattttggggattttttggggattttttggggatttttgggggaattttgggggatttttggggaattttttgggatttttttgggaatttttggggatttttttgaggaattttagggatttttttgggattttttgggaaattttggggggaattttgggattttttggggaatttttggggaatttttggggattttttggggatttttaggggattttttgggggaattttgggattttttggagatttttttgggaatttttggggattttttggggattttttggggatttttgggggaatttttggaggttttttgggggatttttggggattttttggggattttttggggattttttggggattttggggattttttgggggatctggggatgctgcagcccccccaggtCAGCGACGTCCACGGTGGCACGGAGGAACTCCTGGAAAAAcgggaaatttggggagaaaaacggggattttgggcaaaaatggggaatgggggtgaagttgggggggaaaaggaaaaaaaaatggggaaaatcggtgaaaaaatggggaaaaacgggggggaaatggggaaaaattgggatttttggggggatttttttgggggaattttggggaaatttggggattttttgaagGGAactttagggattttttggggattttttggggattttttttggaatttttttgggattttttgggaattttttgggatttttgggggatttttggaggttttttttgatttttttggagaattttttgggatttttttgggaattttgggggttttttggggggaattttggagattttttggggaatttttggggtttttttaggaattttttgagaatttttggggaattttgggggattttttaggaatttttggggattttttaggaatttttggggattttcttggaatttttggggagatttttgggattttttggggaatttttggagaatttttggagaattttgggggctttttttgagatttttttgggattttgggggggatttttttgaggttgtttggggatttttgggggattttaagaggatttttgggggattttcttggaatttttgggggattttttgggattttttgtggattttttggggaatttttgggatttttaggggaattttttgagattttttggagaattttggggaattttttgagatttttttggggattttttgggggattttcttggaatttttggggagattttttgggaattttttaggaatttttggggatttttggggcatttttgggggattttttggggcatttttggggggattttggggtgaattttggggtgaattttgggtcaTTCGGGGGCCGATTTTGGGgccgattttggggtttttgggtcaCTCACCCCCACCAGGTCGTAGCCCCCCGAGGGTCCCTCCCAGGTGGGGAAGAACGTGGCCAAGAACAGCAtctgggggggaggggaatttggggctcccagttcctcccagtccctcccagtttggattttgggggttcccagttcaattttgggctgaatttggggaattctggggctcccagttcctcccagtttggatttggggcattcccagttcctcccagttcaattttgggggttcccagtTCAAGTTTGGGGcgaatttgggggattttggggctcccagtccctcccagtttggatttttggggttcccagttcctcccagttcaattttgggggttcccagtTGGATTTGGGGgcaaatttggggaattttggggctcccagttcctcccagtccctcccagtttggatttggggcattcccagtccctcccagttcgATTTTGGGGCGAATTTGgggctcccagtccctcccagtttggatttttggggtttccagttcaattttgggggttcccagttggatttggggggaatttggggaattttggggctcccagtccctcccagttcctcccagttcaattttggggtttcccagtTGGATTTGGGGGCaaatttggggcttttgggggctcccagttcctcccagtccctcccagtttggattttggacgttcccagttcctcccagttcaATTTTGGGGCGAATTTGgggctcccagtccctcccagtttggatttttggggttcccagttcctcccagttcaattttgggggttcccagtTGGATTTGGGGgcaaatttggggaattttggggctcccagttcctcccagtccctcccagtttggatttggggcattcccagttcctcccagttcaATTTTGGGGCCAATTTGgggctcccagtccctcccagttcaattttgggggttcccagttcctcccagttcaattttggggtgaatttgggggattttggggctcccagtccctcccagtttggatttttggggtttccagtccctcccagttcaattttgggggttcccagttggatttggggtgaatttggggaattttggggctcccagttcctcccagtccctcccagtttggatttggggctcccagtccctcccagtttggattttggggctcccagtccctcccagtttggattttggggtttccagttcaattttgggctgaatttgggggattttggggttcccagttgGATTTTAgggctcccagtccctcccagtttggattttgggggtttccagttcaattttgggggttcccagttggatttggggggaatttggggaaatttggggctcccagttcctcccagtccctcccagtttggatttggggctccc comes from Haemorhous mexicanus isolate bHaeMex1 chromosome 39, bHaeMex1.pri, whole genome shotgun sequence and encodes:
- the LOC132341376 gene encoding uncharacterized protein LOC132341376 isoform X26; the protein is MQITPRCAVGVAQVCKWLPGMQWVWPRYANNSQVCNGCGRGMQITPRCAVGVAQVCKWLPGVQRAWPRYANNSQVCSGRGPGMQITPRCAVGVAQVCKLLPGVQWAWPRCVDYSHVCNGRGPGMQIAPRCAVGVAQVCKWLPGVQRAWPRYANNSQVCSGRGPGMQIAPRCAMGVAQVCKLLPGVLWVWPVCGLFPGVQWAWPRYTNCSQVCSGRGPGVQRAWPRCACSPSHSPPPPPRAINAPGHTCRSHLCLYLGGGDGGGGESGPGERGGAQVGPRCPWGGSQVGLRYPGGSQVGSRWVLGGSQVGPRWVPGGFQVSQVGSRWVSGGSQVGSRYPGGFQVSQRGPR
- the LOC132341376 gene encoding uncharacterized protein LOC132341376 isoform X29, encoding MQITPRCAVGVAQVCKWLPGMQWVWPRYANNSQVCNGCGRGMQITPRCAVGVAQVCKWLPGVQRAWPRYANNSQVCSGRGPGMQITPRCAVGVAQVCKLLPGVQWAWPRCVDYSHVCNGRGPGMQIAPRCAVGVAQVCKWLPGVQRAWPRYANNSQVCSGRGPGMQIAPRCAMGVAQVCKLLPGVLWVWPVCGLFPGVQWAWPRYTNCSQVCSGRGPGVQRAWPRCACSPSHSPPPPPRAINAPGHTCRSHLCLYLGGGDGGGGESGPGERGGAQVGPRCPWGGSQVGLRYPGGSQVGLRYPGGSQVGPGGFQVGSRWVPGGSQVGSRYPGGFQVSQRGPR
- the LOC132341376 gene encoding uncharacterized protein LOC132341376 isoform X34, with the translated sequence MQITPRCAVGVAQVCKWLPGMQWVWPRYANNSQVCNGCGRGMQITPRCAVGVAQVCKWLPGVQRAWPRYANNSQVCSGRGPGMQITPRCAVGVAQVCKLLPGVQWAWPRCVDYSHVCNGRGPGMQIAPRCAVGVAQVCKWLPGVQRAWPRYANNSQVCSGRGPGMQIAPRCAMGVAQVCKLLPGVLWVWPVCGLFPGVQWAWPRYTNCSQVCSGRGPGVQRAWPRCACSPSHSPPPPPRAINAPGHTCRSHLCLYLGGGDGGGGESGPGERGGAQVGPRCPWGGSQVGLRYPGGSQVSRWVPGGSRWVPGGF